GAAATTCAGCGAAATTTACGAAAATGTGCCTTCCATCTCAGAAGCGATCCTCTCCAAACGATTAAAAGATCTTCAGAATGATCAGTTGGTGAAGAGAAAAGCCCTAACACATCCCATACAGATCATGTATGAACTTACACCCAAAGGGGCCGCTCTAGCTGCTTTCATACCTTGCTTGAT
This window of the Paenibacillus marchantiae genome carries:
- a CDS encoding winged helix-turn-helix transcriptional regulator, translating into MLTSDTEKLFTAYRIIGTKWTIHILCTLSQGPKKFSEIYENVPSISEAILSKRLKDLQNDQLVKRKALTHPIQIMYELTPKGAALAAFIPCLMEWFTTNMN